The DNA window GCTGTCCAGGGAACAGTTCCGGGCGAGGAGAATCAAGCGGTTCAGCCAGAACGTTAACATGCCAGGCACGCTGCGACAGTCGCCATGCTTCTAACCAGAGCCGGGTACGATCTTCATTACCCCAGCCAACCAACAACGTCTCTTTACCGACTTTTTTACGCGATTCGGCAAGGAATGACGCCACGCTATCGATCAAAATTCCATCCAGCATGCTGCTAATGGCCAACGACGTGTTTTGATCAAGATTTAATTTCTGCCGCACGGGCACATAAAGCTGGTCGATAAGACTATCCACGGGATATTCGTGGCTAAGAGACATAATTCTGGCGCGTAATTTCGAGGGCTGTACAACTCGCAGAAGTGTCATCATCTCGTCCTGGAGTAAAGCTGAACCATCGTGGGCAGCAGGTTGATGACCTTCCAGTAACGCCTTGACCTTACCGACAGAGACTCCACGTTCAATCCAGCGCTTGATCTCCTCAATACGTTGAACGTCTTCATCGTCAAACTGACGGTGCCCCCCCTCGCTTCTCTGCGGTTTAAGCAAACCGTATCTTCGCTGCCATGCACGCAAAGTAACGGGATTAATTCCGCAACGTTCGGCAACTTCACCGATACTGTAATAAGCCATTAGCGCCCTCGTAACATGCCATACTTACCTGGCTAAATTAACGAATTTAGTCAGACTGTACAATTAACTTTTCTTGTACAGTTAAAATATAACAGGTTGGACGCCAATCTGTAGGCCAAAAAGGGAGTATGAATGATTTATCTGGCGTTTTCAGACTATGGGTACCAGGCAAATTTTAAAGAACATCCCAGGCTGATTTTTTTTCGGGCCATGCGACCGCAGGAATTCCGCCCAAACACGGACTGGCAAATAAATTCCCTTGAAAATGTGCGATCCCTGCCGACTC is part of the Klebsiella huaxiensis genome and encodes:
- a CDS encoding MerR family transcriptional regulator encodes the protein MAYYSIGEVAERCGINPVTLRAWQRRYGLLKPQRSEGGHRQFDDEDVQRIEEIKRWIERGVSVGKVKALLEGHQPAAHDGSALLQDEMMTLLRVVQPSKLRARIMSLSHEYPVDSLIDQLYVPVRQKLNLDQNTSLAISSMLDGILIDSVASFLAESRKKVGKETLLVGWGNEDRTRLWLEAWRLSQRAWHVNVLAEPLDSPRPELFPGQHIFVWTGRALSPLQAELLSHWQSGNDSNLLIVFYVQIMPDDFVMQLHRF